The genomic segment ACACCATCTAAACAGACTTTGTCATAGCTGTCACCTATTCTTTGAAATACCCATTTATTTTTCTCCCGAATCATATACTCTCCACTAAGTTGCTTACAtccccttctctttcccttaTGAATCAGAGAGCTTATAAGCTTCTACAGCTGGGATTTGAGgtattcccttttcttccttcccccccacccaaccttttttttctttgaaacagcctcctggctctgtcgcccacgctggagtgtggtggctctaactgaactcactgcaacctccgcctttccggttcaagcgatcctctcacctcagcttctcgGGTAACTGTAACTACAAGCGTGCACTAACTACCAAGCccgtcttttttttcttttttttttttttttcccccttctttttttggtattttactggagacagggtttctccatgttgtccacgctggtctcgaacgcctggcccgccctcctcggcctcccaaagtgctgggattacgggaatgagccaccgcgcccggtttgAAGGACCTCTTAAATATCTATTTAGAAATTGGTCGGAGTCCACTCCTTTCCAAAACCATGAGTCACAATCCCGGTAAAGCACTAGCGGCTAAAAGTCAAAATAACCAGAACAAAACCTCCACTCATgcttaaaaaagatattttgacAAAATCCTAATTGGGTCAATTATTGTTAGCATTCAAATCGAAGGCTCCTCAAGCCATACTGGGGTTTGAATCAAACATAAACCTTACACCAGATGGGAGGATTACATGCAAATGAAGGATGCAGATTCTGATTTCCCATTGGGTATTTGAAATTAGCCAATGGGAGAATTCCCCACAGCCTACCTCCAGTCAGTATAAATgcttctctgccttctctcctaACATATTCTCGTTACATTTTCCTGTGGGTATTTTTTTATTCTAGCTGAACTATCTATGTCTGGTCGCGGCAAACAAGGCGGCAAAGCCCGCGCCAAGGCTAAGACTCGTTCTTCTCGTGCAGGTCTGCAGTTCCCCGTGGGCCGGGTGCACCGCCTGCTCCGCAAAGGCAACTACTCCGAGCGCGTCGGGGCTGGCGCGCCGGTGTATCTGGCGGCGGTGCTTGAGTACCTGACCGCCGAGATCCTGGAGCTGGCGGGCAATGCGGCCCGCGACAACAAGAAAACCCGCATCATCCCGCGCCACCTGCAGTTAGCCATCCGCAACGACGAGGAGCTTAATAAGCTCTTGGGGCGTGTGACCATCGCCCAGGGCGGCGTTCTGCCTAATATTCAGGCGGTACTGCTGCCTAAGAAGACTGAGAGTCATCATAAGGCCAAGGGAAAGTGAAGTGTTAACGTTTCATACACTGTCAGCAGACGAAATCAGCCTAACAACAAAGGCTCTTTTCAGAGCCACCTACGACTTCCGTTAAATGAGCTGTTATGCTTTGTATTATGCAGCCCACACAGATGTTTTGAGGTGTTTTTGATGGTTTTCGTGTGGCACTTTTAGTAATTTGTCCTGCAGAAATCTTGATCTATGTAAACCCTTTAAGGAACTCTACATATGTAGGAGAAATGCCATGCAGCACAAAAAACACTTTTACAGGGGTGATCCTCGCTAAGTTTCACACAGCAGTTACATTTTGGAGGAAGGAAATTATACCCATGGGTGCACTCCTTAAGTATTTTTAATGGAAGTGTTAAGCAAAACACGCATACCCTACACGGCAAAACAGTTTGAAAATGTCACACCATTTGCTCTAGCAATTGATGGCATACACAATTGAGAGCGTACACATTACCACTGAACATTTCAGCATGTATTTCCAAGATAAGGAGCTTTTTTCCAGTGTGGGggatgttttgctttgttttgaggtggagtctccctctgtcggccaagctggagtgcagtggggtgataatagcttactgtaacctcgaactcgggctcaagcgatcctcttgacagccttccgagtagctgggattacaggcgggagccgccacacccggctaagagCGTTTTGTTAATTGCCCACACTACTCATGCCACACCCagaaaaacatcattttaaataaagaacacATGCAAATTTCCCTAATCGCCtccaatattctttttcttttttatattttaactagAAACAATTGGAGGTTTCCGCGTTGCTTTGTGTGGTTGTAAATTTTAAGACTACGAAGCTTTTCCAGTACAAGACTTGCCACAGTGTAATAGCAGCTAAGGGGTTAAGAAAATGACGTCAGAGTAGCTACCGTAAAGAGCAGGAGCCTCTCTTAATCTTCAACCAGGCACAGAGATGGACCAATCCAAGAAGGGCGAGGggatttttgaattttcttgCGGCCAATAGTTGGTGGTCTGACTCTATAAAAGAAGAGTAGCTCTTTCTTTACTTTCACAAACGTCTCTTGAGGCAAGGTTCTCTGCTTATTGCCATGGCTCGTACCAAACAGACTGCTCGCAAGTCCACGGGCGGTAAGGCGCCACGCAAGCAGCTGGCTACCAAGGCTGCTCGCAAGAGCGCGCCGGCCACCGGCGGCGTGAAAAAGCCTCACCGTTACCGCCCGGGCACTGTAGCTCTGCGCGAGATCCGTCGCTACCAGAAGTCGACCGAGCTGCTGATCCGAAAGCTGCCGTTCCAACGCCTAGTGCGAGAAAtcgcccaggacttcaagaccgaCCTTCGCTTCCAGAGCTCAGCGGTGATGGCACTACAAGAGGCTTGCGAGGCCTACTTGGTAGGGCTCTTTGAGGACACAAACCTTTGCGCCATTCATGC from the Macaca mulatta isolate MMU2019108-1 chromosome 4, T2T-MMU8v2.0, whole genome shotgun sequence genome contains:
- the H3C2 gene encoding histone H3.1 → MARTKQTARKSTGGKAPRKQLATKAARKSAPATGGVKKPHRYRPGTVALREIRRYQKSTELLIRKLPFQRLVREIAQDFKTDLRFQSSAVMALQEACEAYLVGLFEDTNLCAIHAKRVTIMPKDIQLARRIRGERA
- the H2AC4 gene encoding histone H2A type 1-B/E gives rise to the protein MSGRGKQGGKARAKAKTRSSRAGLQFPVGRVHRLLRKGNYSERVGAGAPVYLAAVLEYLTAEILELAGNAARDNKKTRIIPRHLQLAIRNDEELNKLLGRVTIAQGGVLPNIQAVLLPKKTESHHKAKGK